The Virgibacillus dokdonensis genome includes a window with the following:
- the fliG gene encoding flagellar motor switch protein FliG, which produces MARHKGLTGKQKAAILLISLGPDVSAEVYKHLTEEEIERLSLEISSVKKVDNQKKEEIIEQFHQIAQAQDFIAQGGIGYAKTVLEKAFGKQEATNIINRLTSSLQVRPFDFARRADPQQVFNFIQGEHPQTIALVLSYLDSEQAGQILSALPQEMQADVAKRIATMDSTSPEIISQVEQVLEKNISASFTEDYTQTGGIQAVVEVLNGVDRSTERTILDALEIQDPELADEIKKRMFVFEDIVILDNRAIQRIIREVDNEDLRLSLKVSSDEVKDIIFKNMSQRMAETFKEEMEYMGPVRLRDVEEAQTRIVSTIRRLEDVGEIVIARGGGDDIIV; this is translated from the coding sequence TTGGCACGTCATAAAGGATTAACTGGTAAGCAAAAAGCTGCAATTCTATTAATCTCCTTAGGCCCTGATGTATCTGCAGAAGTATATAAACATTTAACGGAAGAAGAAATTGAACGGTTAAGTTTAGAAATTTCTTCAGTTAAAAAAGTAGATAACCAAAAGAAAGAGGAGATTATAGAGCAATTTCATCAAATAGCTCAAGCTCAAGACTTTATTGCTCAAGGTGGAATTGGCTATGCAAAGACAGTGTTAGAAAAAGCTTTCGGCAAACAAGAGGCAACGAACATTATTAACCGCCTAACCTCTTCATTACAGGTGCGACCATTTGATTTTGCTAGAAGAGCGGATCCACAACAGGTTTTTAATTTTATACAAGGAGAGCATCCGCAAACGATCGCTTTAGTCCTGTCCTATTTGGATTCGGAACAGGCTGGGCAAATATTATCAGCATTACCACAAGAAATGCAAGCAGATGTCGCAAAGCGAATCGCGACAATGGACTCTACATCACCGGAAATTATTTCTCAAGTGGAGCAAGTGCTGGAAAAAAACATCTCTGCTTCATTTACAGAGGACTATACGCAAACTGGTGGAATACAAGCAGTAGTAGAAGTATTAAATGGAGTTGATAGAAGTACAGAAAGGACAATTTTAGATGCATTAGAAATTCAAGATCCAGAGCTTGCAGATGAAATCAAAAAACGGATGTTTGTGTTTGAAGATATTGTTATTTTAGATAATCGTGCTATTCAACGTATAATTCGTGAAGTAGATAACGAAGATCTTCGTCTATCATTGAAAGTGAGTAGCGATGAAGTGAAGGACATCATATTTAAAAACATGTCTCAGCGAATGGCAGAGACATTTAAAGAAGAAATGGAATATATGGGACCCGTACGTCTGCGTGATGTTGAAGAGGCTCAAACACGTATTGTTTCAACCATACGGAGACTTGAGGATGTAGGTGAGATCGTTATTGCTAGAGGTGGGGGAGATGATATCATTGTCTAA